GATGTTTTGTCATGTCATGATGCAAAATCAATTTTTGAAGTACCACAAATTCTGTATGATCAAGGAATTATGGATTCAATTTTTACTAAATTTGGTAAAGTGGGGATGGTTAATGCATCAGCTAATTGGGATAAATGGAATAAAATTGCAAGCAACATGGTTAACCATGAAGACCAAAAAGTAAGAATTGCAATGGTTGGAAAATATGTTACACTTGCTGACAGTTATGTTAGTGTGAATCATGCGCTAAAACATGCAGGAGCACAATTGGGAAAATCAATCGATATTGATTGGATAGATTCAGAATCAATAACAGATTATAATATTTTATCAAATTACGACGGAATACTTGTACCAGGAGGATTTGGAACAAGGGGTTCTGAAGGCATTATTCAAACTGCAAACTATGCTCGCGAGAAAAACATACCATATTTAGGAATATGTTTTGGATTTCAACTTGCAGCGATTGCTTTTGCAAGAAATGTTTTGAAACTAGATGATGCCAATTCAACTGAAATTAAACCAGATTCAAAAAATCCAATTGTAGACTTGCTTCCAGAACAAAAAGATATCTCGGATATGGGAGGCTCACTTCGATTAGGAGCAAATGAGATAAAGATCAAAGAAAACTCCAATGCCAGAAAAATCTACAATAGAGACACAATTAGCAAAAGACATAGGCACAGATATGAAATCAATACACAATACATTCCAGAATTTGAGAAAAATGGATTGATTTTCTCAGCATATAGTGATGATAAAAAAAGAATGGAAATACTTGAGATTCCAAATCACAAATTCTATCTAGGAGTACAATTCCATCCAGAATTTAATAGTAGACCAGGTTTTCCTGAAGAATCATTTGTCTCATTTATCAAAGCTTCATCTGAGAAAAACTAACATGGGATTAAATCGATTTTAAGACCATATGGAGTAAAAATTTCAACATCAGAAATATGATCCTTAAAGTTCAAATATTATCATAGTCTATTTGATGGATAAATCCAGCCTCCAAAAATATGACTATGGGCAACGTATTTCTATTTTCCATATGTTGGAAATTGAAGAAATCTTATCTATTTATTAAAATCACAAATAATGATAACAGTGGAACAGTGTAAACTTTGTCAAAAGTCATTTAAAATTGGAGTTAAGGGATTTTGTTCCATGGAGTGTTATAAAAAAAATATTAAACAACGAATTGAAGATGCAACATTTAATGATCCTTCACACACAAAATCTTTTTCAAAAGATGAATGATTATTCTATTTTTGATATTTCATAAATTTTTTGTCTTGCATCTCTAATAGAGACTTTCTTTTTGACATAGCCTTTTTTTAATAAATGACTCAAGGCAAGGCGAACAGTTCTATCTGGCAACAGGGTCTTATTTGATAGATCCTTTTGGGTCAATGCACCCTCATACTCTAACGTTTTTAGGAGTAATTTTGAGCTTGGAGGCATACTAAGCAACTCCTCAGCTAAATGTACTTTTTTTGCTAGTGCAGAAATTGCAGTAGAGTCTTTTTTGAGACGAATGATTTTAGCATGAGGGAAAAACTGATTGCATTCCACAGTTTTGTTGACTTTGTATCTATCTAAACCATCTAAAACTACTTCACAGTGCAGTCTAGCTGAAATATCATCAATTTCAATCGAACTTTCATTTGAGACTATAATTGGTCTTCTTGTAACATCAAGAGAGTTAACTGAAATTATCTCAAATACAGCAGCATCTTGAAACAAGACAGGGCCACCAGCTGACATTGAATATGCTGATGAGCCGATTGGAGTAGATACAATGATCCCATCACTGTTATCATGCCATACTTCTTCACCATTGACTCTAAGTGTATGTTCCATGAGCATTGCACTTTTTGAAGAAAAAACTGCTACATCATTTAAAACAGGATAAACATTCTTTCCATCAATTTTCACTCCAAGACGCGGTACTTCTTCAACAGTAAAGTTTTGTTTTTTTAGAATGTTAACATAAGATGAAAATTCTCTTAATTCAATTTGAGCAAGAAACCCACTTGCTTCACCCTCATTGATTCCAAGTACAGGAGATGTAGAATCAAAGGTCCTATGAAAATAATTTCTGACTCCTTTATCACCACCTAAAACAATAATACAATCACATAGCCTACTCCTTGATTTTGTAATAGAAAATGACTTTATCCCAGAATCATCAAGTATTTTCTTTATTGTCTTTGCTGCAGTCTCTGCTGAACCAGAACCATAAATTCCTATTTGCACAAAAGTTACAAACTAATCAGTACAATAAAAGAATAATGTGTCATAGGTCTCGGAATTTCAATAAATTATAGAAATATGAGGCATTAGTTTCAATTGTACCTTTACGTGGAATCTTTTGTAATCCTATATTTTGTGATTCAAGAGCTGCTTGGGCTGCACCACCTGCAAAACACAAGGCCCATAAAAAATCATTTTCCTTAATCATTGTGCAGCAAAAGGCAGAACAGAAAATATCTCCAATTCCAGTAGTATCACGGACTTGTTTGTTTGGAAGGGTTATTGAATAAATTTTGTTTTTTACCAAAAGAGACACATTGATTTTATCAGTTAAGAGTACATAATCGATTCCTTTTTTTTGTAATGCTAACATCATTTCATCATGAGTGCCATCAACAATTTGTTTACCTTCTTCAGGATTTATTTTTATGGCATTTACACCAGACAGATCAAGATTTGTTTTTTGCAATATTACATTATTCTTAGAATCAATTTGTCTCAAAAAGCCCTGTGGATCAACAAGTAAGAATTTTGAATCGTTTTTAATTTTTGAAAATACATCATCAGAGATCTCATGAAAAATTGGACTCACAAGGTGACAGTCTGCATTTATTTGATCATATTCAATCAGATCACATTGATTTTCAAGATTTAGTGTTCTATCAGAACCATCTATAGTAATTCTAAATTTTGTTGTTTTTTTCTCTGATTCAGCATTTTGAAAATTGATTTTGTAATCTGTCAAATACTGCTTTGGAAAATCAGGACCAAATTTTGTAAATAATTCAACATCAAATTTGAATTCTCGAGCAGTAATTCCACAATAACATGCGGCTCCTCCAATTTGTTCATAATTTTGATTATTGATTGTTATAGTATCAATTGCGCAATGAGAAAAAAGAGCTAATTTCATTTCTCTAATTCAAAATTTAGTGGATTTAGTTTTTTGCATTAATCTTGTCAAAACAATCTTTGCATAGAACCTGTCCTTTTGAAATCATTACTTCAATTCCAGAAGTGAAGCAATTATGGCAAAGGCCTCGCATCAAATATCAATTAATTTAATTCGATCTATAATTAAAACATGAGGGATTTTTGGCCAGAAGTTAGGCACAAAAGTTACAAATCACATCAATTATCCGCAAGAATATAAGTAGGCAAAATAGTTTATGTTCATGCCATTAAAGCGTGCAAGTAGAGGCCGAACAAAAGGTGGAAAGGGTTCCTCAGGGGTAGTACAATGTACAAACTGCGGACAAACAGTTCCAAAGGATAAAGCAAAAAAAGTCACATCTAGATTAAATCTAGTAGAACATACTTTGGCAAAAGAATTAAGAGCTCAAGGAGCATATATTGCATCCCCAACAGTTTTGAAATGGTATTGCATCTCATGTGCAATTCACTTTAAAATATTAAAAATCAGATCTGCAGATAGCAGAAGAAAGCGCGGAAAACTACGTTAGTATTATTCCTTAATATTTTTAGCAGTTACAATCATTCTTTGAATTAATGTAATCGCTGCAATTATTACAACAATTATCACAGCATAATCCATAAATCCAATCATGCCAATAATAGCTATCACCAATAATCTTTCTGCTCGTTCACCAATTCCTACTCCTTGTAATTTTATATTCAAGGCATCTGATTTTGCTCTTGCATAGCTAACAAGTAAAGATAATGTAATTGCAAGTAAAACAAGATATGGTTCGGCATAGCCTCCAACTAAAATTCCTAAAAAAATTGCAGTTTCTGCAATCTTATCAAACATTGAATCAAGGTAGGATCCTTTGTTTGAAGTTTTGCCAGTAATTCGAGCAACTTGTCCATCAACCATATCAAAAAACCCTGAAACAAGTAGCAAAATTCCTCCAACAATTAATCCATATTCAATACCAAATCCATAAACTATGGCAGATACAAATGCAATAACAAGACCCACAACAGTCCAAAAATTAGGAGAAAGTCCTGTAGAGGCAAATCCTTTGCCAATTTTTTCAAGCGTAGGACGTAATGTCTCCCTGAGATTATTTAACACGAGATATCCCCAAATTACTATCTAATAAAGCCAACAGAAGCAAATGCAAGGCAAAATATTAAAAATTAATTTAATTTTTGAGAATTAATTAAGAAAAAAGTAATATAAAAAGATATTATGATGTTATGCATGGATAAATCTTTTAAAATTTTCATTGTACAATATCGTATTCAATATTATCTTGACATTTTTAATTAGAGAATATGCAAGATATTAAATGTGAATTAATTTTTAGATAAATTCATTGCGATCATTGTAGAGATTATTTTTGCAGCTAGTGATGCAGTTGAGCCATTATCATGATAAGGATTAAGCTCAACTATATCAACACCAGTGACATTGGTTTCACTAAAACAACGAATTAGATCAAATAATTCTCTAGATGTAACTCCTACTGCTTCAGGATTTCCAACACCGGGTGCAAATGCTGGATCTAAAACATCAAGATCATAGCTGGCATAAACATTATCATAAGATGATAGATACTCAGTTAGAAGTACTGGTCCTTTACCTTCACGAATTTCCTTATCAGATATTGTTTTTATATTATTTTCTTTAAGAAATTCTAATTCTTCTCTAACAAATGCACGTGCACCAACATGTAAAATATTATCAGCACCTCTTTCCTCTACAATTCTTCTTAGGTATGATGCATGGCTTAATTTACTATCAGCAAATTCATCTCGTAAATCATAATGGGCATCAAAGACAACATACCCAGTATCTTTTGGAAAACTTGAATATGTGGCATATGTAATTGAGTGCTCACCACCTAAAATGAATAATTGAACTTGCTTTGCAACAAGTTCAGTAGTAATTTTTTTAACCATATCAACCATTTCAGATGAAACAACAGTGTGACGAGTATTGCCTAAATCTTCAATATGGACTTCCTCAAGATCCACTTGCAAGTCAGGATGAAAAATCTCTATATTGTTAAACGAGTCACGTATAGCATCAGGTCCAAATCGGCATCCAGGCTTGTATGAGTGAGTGGCATCAAAAGGAATTCCAAATATTGTTGCTACAGGTTTAGAGTCTTCATTTGAGGCAGTAATCAAAGGATTTTTGTTCATGTATAAATCAAGGAAACTCATTTTCTCACACCATTAGTTGTGGTCTTTTTGAAAGATGTTTTGGAAGATTCAAACCAGTGTATGGTTTATTCTGTGTTTGAACTTTAATTTCTTTTATAAATTCATCAAAAGATAATTCCCTAACGGTTCCCATTTGTCTATCTCTAATACTTAGATTTTCAGAGTTTATCTCTTTTTCACCAATTACCAA
The window above is part of the Nitrosopumilus sp. genome. Proteins encoded here:
- a CDS encoding 30S ribosomal protein S26e; its protein translation is MPLKRASRGRTKGGKGSSGVVQCTNCGQTVPKDKAKKVTSRLNLVEHTLAKELRAQGAYIASPTVLKWYCISCAIHFKILKIRSADSRRKRGKLR
- a CDS encoding PfkB family carbohydrate kinase, producing the protein MKLALFSHCAIDTITINNQNYEQIGGAACYCGITAREFKFDVELFTKFGPDFPKQYLTDYKINFQNAESEKKTTKFRITIDGSDRTLNLENQCDLIEYDQINADCHLVSPIFHEISDDVFSKIKNDSKFLLVDPQGFLRQIDSKNNVILQKTNLDLSGVNAIKINPEEGKQIVDGTHDEMMLALQKKGIDYVLLTDKINVSLLVKNKIYSITLPNKQVRDTTGIGDIFCSAFCCTMIKENDFLWALCFAGGAAQAALESQNIGLQKIPRKGTIETNASYFYNLLKFRDL
- the pyrG gene encoding glutamine hydrolyzing CTP synthase, with protein sequence MQTKFIFVTGGVMSGLGKGVTTSSIAKLLQLADQKVSCIKIDPYLNYDAGTMNPVAHGEVFVTEDGGECDMDIGNYERFLNQNIPKSHNITTAQVYSSVIEAERKGEYLGACVQIIPHVTDEIKNRIKKIAEDEKLDFLIVECGGTVGDIESLPFLEALRQMRVEEGPQEVIFVHVTLAPSLDVVGEQKTKPTQHSVQELRRIGIQPDFLAVRCSLPLEEKTKKKIAMFTNVTTKDVLSCHDAKSIFEVPQILYDQGIMDSIFTKFGKVGMVNASANWDKWNKIASNMVNHEDQKVRIAMVGKYVTLADSYVSVNHALKHAGAQLGKSIDIDWIDSESITDYNILSNYDGILVPGGFGTRGSEGIIQTANYAREKNIPYLGICFGFQLAAIAFARNVLKLDDANSTEIKPDSKNPIVDLLPEQKDISDMGGSLRLGANEIKIKENSNARKIYNRDTISKRHRHRYEINTQYIPEFEKNGLIFSAYSDDKKRMEILEIPNHKFYLGVQFHPEFNSRPGFPEESFVSFIKASSEKN
- a CDS encoding NAD(+)/NADH kinase, producing MQIGIYGSGSAETAAKTIKKILDDSGIKSFSITKSRSRLCDCIIVLGGDKGVRNYFHRTFDSTSPVLGINEGEASGFLAQIELREFSSYVNILKKQNFTVEEVPRLGVKIDGKNVYPVLNDVAVFSSKSAMLMEHTLRVNGEEVWHDNSDGIIVSTPIGSSAYSMSAGGPVLFQDAAVFEIISVNSLDVTRRPIIVSNESSIEIDDISARLHCEVVLDGLDRYKVNKTVECNQFFPHAKIIRLKKDSTAISALAKKVHLAEELLSMPPSSKLLLKTLEYEGALTQKDLSNKTLLPDRTVRLALSHLLKKGYVKKKVSIRDARQKIYEISKIE
- a CDS encoding CDP-alcohol phosphatidyltransferase family protein, with protein sequence MLNNLRETLRPTLEKIGKGFASTGLSPNFWTVVGLVIAFVSAIVYGFGIEYGLIVGGILLLVSGFFDMVDGQVARITGKTSNKGSYLDSMFDKIAETAIFLGILVGGYAEPYLVLLAITLSLLVSYARAKSDALNIKLQGVGIGERAERLLVIAIIGMIGFMDYAVIIVVIIAAITLIQRMIVTAKNIKE
- the speB gene encoding agmatinase yields the protein MSFLDLYMNKNPLITASNEDSKPVATIFGIPFDATHSYKPGCRFGPDAIRDSFNNIEIFHPDLQVDLEEVHIEDLGNTRHTVVSSEMVDMVKKITTELVAKQVQLFILGGEHSITYATYSSFPKDTGYVVFDAHYDLRDEFADSKLSHASYLRRIVEERGADNILHVGARAFVREELEFLKENNIKTISDKEIREGKGPVLLTEYLSSYDNVYASYDLDVLDPAFAPGVGNPEAVGVTSRELFDLIRCFSETNVTGVDIVELNPYHDNGSTASLAAKIISTMIAMNLSKN